A region of Massilia sp. KIM DNA encodes the following proteins:
- the tssA gene encoding type VI secretion system protein TssA encodes MFTAEELLQPISPDQPSGSDLTFSSDMDAIAHARRFDDPSLDQGEWVTDLKEADWDFVVRRCAALLNDTSKDLRLAVWLTEAATKRHQLSGLAQGLRVVAGLVERFWDQGLYPEAEDGDQEQRIGNLAWLLARIPAMLQEIPVTDGKGSAWTLLDFDTARKANLDDGRRLAEMEAAKRASSAAFRAAFAADAQACLEALLDLERAADARLGNDAPGFVGARDAVQNLARLMPAPGNAPAAPIEAEGALTLAGDAAPTTVIQAGPAGAISSRQQAITQLRAIADFFRRTEPHSPVSYFADKAANAGEQDLHTWLRSVVKDSASLAHIEEMLGVQPPQS; translated from the coding sequence ATGTTCACCGCAGAAGAACTGCTGCAGCCCATCAGCCCCGACCAGCCATCCGGGAGCGATCTGACCTTTTCCAGCGACATGGACGCGATCGCCCATGCGCGCCGCTTCGACGATCCTTCGCTCGACCAGGGCGAATGGGTGACCGACCTGAAGGAAGCGGACTGGGACTTCGTGGTGCGGCGCTGCGCGGCCCTGTTGAACGACACCAGCAAGGACTTGCGCCTGGCGGTCTGGCTGACCGAGGCGGCGACCAAGCGCCACCAGCTTTCCGGCCTGGCGCAGGGACTGCGGGTGGTCGCCGGGCTGGTGGAGCGCTTCTGGGATCAGGGGCTGTATCCGGAAGCCGAGGACGGTGACCAGGAACAGCGGATCGGCAACCTGGCCTGGCTGCTCGCGCGCATTCCGGCCATGCTGCAGGAGATTCCGGTCACCGACGGCAAGGGCAGCGCCTGGACCCTGCTCGACTTCGATACTGCGCGCAAGGCGAATCTCGATGATGGGCGCAGGCTGGCGGAGATGGAGGCGGCAAAACGCGCCAGTTCGGCCGCTTTCCGCGCCGCGTTCGCGGCCGACGCTCAGGCCTGCCTGGAGGCGCTGCTCGACCTGGAGCGGGCGGCAGACGCGCGCCTCGGCAATGACGCGCCGGGCTTCGTTGGGGCGCGCGACGCTGTGCAGAACCTGGCGCGCTTGATGCCGGCGCCGGGGAACGCACCGGCAGCGCCAATCGAGGCGGAGGGCGCGCTGACGCTGGCGGGCGATGCGGCGCCGACCACGGTGATCCAGGCGGGGCCAGCGGGGGCGATCAGCTCGCGTCAGCAGGCGATCACCCAGTTACGGGCGATTGCGGACTTCTTCCGACGCACGGAGCCGCATAGCCCGGTGTCCTATTTTGCGGACAAGGCGGCCAATGCGGGGGAGCAGGATTTGCATACATGGCTGCGCTCGGTGGTGAAGGATTCGGCCTCGCTGGCGCATATCGAGGAGATGCTTGGGGTGCAACCGCCGCAAAGTTAA
- a CDS encoding OmpA family protein gives MARLLPAILLALAGCANTQAQGVAPQPGQVLASGTVPDEATKASVLTRLRELYGDDKVVDQISIGQVAMPANWNGYVQKLLSPDLKQISRGQLKIDGTTVSLRGEVANEAQRQKIASDVATSLNPTYTVNNGLRVSSSEQGILDSALANRTVEFESGKATLTPAGRAILDEMIRAMQKVKGRKVEIIGHTDNVGLRATNLGLSQARADAVKAYMAANGINGDLLSASGQGSDRPVAGNDTPEGRARNRRIEFRIAQ, from the coding sequence ATGGCAAGACTCTTACCCGCAATCCTCCTTGCCCTGGCCGGCTGCGCGAACACGCAGGCACAGGGCGTCGCGCCCCAGCCTGGCCAGGTGCTGGCCTCGGGCACCGTGCCGGACGAAGCCACCAAGGCGAGCGTGCTGACGCGCCTGCGCGAACTGTATGGCGACGACAAGGTGGTCGACCAGATCAGCATCGGACAGGTGGCGATGCCGGCCAACTGGAATGGCTACGTGCAAAAGCTCTTGAGCCCCGACCTCAAGCAGATCAGCCGCGGCCAGCTCAAGATCGACGGCACCACGGTCAGCCTGCGCGGCGAGGTGGCCAACGAGGCCCAGCGCCAGAAGATCGCCAGCGACGTCGCGACTAGCCTGAACCCGACCTATACCGTCAACAACGGGCTGCGTGTGTCGAGCAGCGAACAGGGCATCCTCGACAGCGCGCTGGCCAACCGCACCGTGGAGTTCGAGAGCGGTAAGGCGACCCTGACGCCGGCTGGCCGCGCGATCCTGGACGAGATGATCCGCGCCATGCAGAAGGTAAAAGGGCGCAAGGTCGAGATCATCGGCCACACCGACAATGTGGGCCTGCGCGCCACCAACCTCGGCCTGAGCCAGGCGCGCGCCGACGCCGTCAAGGCCTACATGGCCGCCAATGGCATCAATGGCGATTTGCTCAGCGCATCCGGCCAGGGATCGGACCGGCCGGTCGCCGGCAACGACACGCCTGAGGGCCGGGCGCGCAACCGCCGTATCGAATTCCGCATCGCGCAATAA
- the tagF gene encoding type VI secretion system-associated protein TagF: MSRAATPATIGYFGKIPSRGDFIKGSDNPALIKVLDDWLARAMDLLSSDARWKLSYDAMAPLHFAIIGPRRRHAIAGHIVASADQSSRRFPFLMMSALEVNDPSEFVPDAPLVLNRLWNRLETLSTGVVSAPDASAPLAAAASQTVELDLRASAYDAAFADFLEMQTVGGLQAMLAQAGFEGSVRQVLLALGMLLQPVLASSSSRLEKSLLLPLPRDPMYRNLVAAYWMHLITPFLARADFELALFLTRIADRPALVLGFSGASAHTLQAIIDPHAGLERHISFDQLDWVEDQVDDDYAVKKLSTYLAQSDLSLKSALDSLGTAFIGT, from the coding sequence ATGAGCCGCGCCGCCACCCCCGCCACCATCGGCTACTTCGGCAAGATTCCGAGCCGGGGCGATTTCATCAAGGGCAGCGACAACCCGGCCCTGATCAAGGTGCTGGACGACTGGCTGGCGCGCGCCATGGACCTGCTCAGCAGCGACGCGCGCTGGAAGCTCAGCTACGACGCCATGGCGCCGTTGCACTTCGCCATCATCGGGCCACGCCGGCGCCACGCGATCGCCGGCCACATCGTCGCCAGCGCCGACCAGTCCAGCCGCCGCTTTCCCTTCCTGATGATGAGCGCCCTGGAAGTGAACGACCCGTCCGAATTCGTGCCGGACGCGCCGCTGGTCCTGAACCGGCTGTGGAACCGGCTGGAGACCCTCAGCACCGGCGTGGTCAGCGCGCCGGACGCCAGCGCGCCGCTGGCGGCGGCCGCCAGCCAGACGGTCGAACTCGACCTGCGCGCCTCGGCCTACGACGCCGCCTTCGCCGACTTCCTCGAGATGCAGACCGTCGGCGGCCTGCAGGCCATGCTGGCCCAGGCCGGCTTCGAGGGCTCGGTGCGCCAGGTGCTGCTGGCCCTGGGCATGCTGCTGCAGCCGGTGCTGGCCAGCAGCTCCAGCCGGCTGGAAAAGAGCCTGTTGCTGCCGCTGCCGCGCGACCCGATGTACCGCAATCTGGTCGCGGCCTACTGGATGCACCTGATCACGCCCTTCCTGGCGCGCGCCGATTTCGAGCTCGCCCTGTTCCTGACCCGGATCGCGGACCGGCCGGCGCTGGTGCTGGGATTTTCGGGCGCGTCCGCCCATACCCTGCAAGCCATCATCGACCCGCATGCGGGCCTGGAACGGCACATCAGTTTCGACCAGCTGGACTGGGTGGAAGACCAGGTCGACGACGACTACGCCGTCAAGAAGCTCTCCACTTATCTGGCGCAATCCGACCTCTCGCTCAAGTCCGCGCTCGATTCCCTCGGCACGGCCTTTATTGGAACCTGA
- the tssM gene encoding type VI secretion system membrane subunit TssM — protein MQTLWQHLTSRTGMTVIGLLALAALLWIATALLGLPAAWAYGIFILAILAGGAAWLWRWLRRRKAAGQLGDMLEQQAAAAPSAAVKASPAQRQEQEEIRERMLEAISTIKGSKLGQLSGDAALYELPWYMIIGNPAAGKSTAIASSGLQFPFADSKIVHGVGGTRNCDWFFTTDGILIDTAGRYAVHEEDRAEWFGFLSLLKKYRKKAPINGVIIAVSVAELTGNRPEFAINLAKNLRQRVQELTEKLEVHAPVYVVFTKADLITGFSEFFQDAERGERDRVWGATLPYNQNVTGQQVLDQFDARFDELYEGLKDMSAANMALQWRERMPPGVFTFPLEFSTIKAPLRAFIATLFEENPFQFKPVFRGFYFTSALQEGEPVSASSRRVAQRFDIKLQPQEHDEVQQQQGYFLLNLFRKVIFADKDLVAQYASPAKIRMRYAAFIACVALAGLALGGWTWSTMNNRQLVANVEADLAQAARVQAKRVDLQSRFEALQILQDRIEQLEAYRADRPLSLSLGLYQGDYLERKLREEYFSGVREVMLKPVAESLEAFLTEVNRNAAQLQPSSRTSAEGEDKAAANAQAQLAQQFKDSSPTSSEDAYNALKTYLMLADPARAEGAHLNDQLTRFWRNWLDANRGAMPREEMIRGAERIISFYLAQVQDVSWPRLEPKLALVDQTRDNLRRVVRGMPARERVYADVKARAATRFPTMTVARIVGEQDKELVLGSYAIPGTFTRQAWEGFVQDAFRDAANRELQSADWVLKTASKDDLTLEGSPEQIQKALVELYKNEYAKEWQKFLQGVTIRELGGFDAAAGAMNRLGDPQTSPIAKLVTTVYEQTSWDNPTLVDAGIQQAQRGAMAWFRETILRQKPSQVNINIPADAKAQNAALPLGPVGREFAGVARMVVAKDNNASLMRGYMEHMSKLRSRFNTIKNQGDPGPGAKQLMQQTLDGNGSELADALKYVDEQMLTGMTDVQKQAVRPLLVRPLMQSFAVIVKPTEAEIDKVWAAQVVKPFRQNLAPKYPFSVESKLEASNQEIGEVFGPSGAIARFFDTTVGPLVVRRGDTLAARTWADMGVRLSPAVMSSFPGWVAPLSAGGVANVAAVSGGEEQTMFDLQALGANGATEFTIEIDGQALRWRGQPQPWVHMAWPSSFGAPGARITAITPQGRTVTLLNEPGRSGLKNMIESSNRKRKDGGVFELTWSAEGVSVTANLKVVGTRKPVAAPAPSAGQGFKRLRLPETVIAAAAPAGAAQ, from the coding sequence ATGCAAACACTCTGGCAACACCTGACCTCGCGCACCGGCATGACCGTGATCGGCCTTCTGGCCCTTGCCGCGCTGCTGTGGATCGCCACCGCCCTGCTCGGCCTGCCGGCCGCCTGGGCTTACGGCATCTTCATCCTGGCCATCCTCGCCGGCGGCGCCGCCTGGCTGTGGCGCTGGCTGCGCCGGCGCAAGGCCGCCGGCCAGCTCGGCGACATGCTGGAACAGCAGGCCGCTGCCGCGCCCAGCGCGGCCGTCAAAGCCAGCCCGGCCCAGCGCCAGGAGCAGGAGGAGATCCGCGAGCGCATGCTCGAAGCCATCTCCACCATCAAGGGCTCCAAGCTGGGCCAGCTCTCGGGCGACGCCGCCCTCTACGAGCTGCCCTGGTACATGATCATCGGGAACCCGGCGGCCGGCAAGAGCACGGCGATCGCCAGCTCCGGCCTGCAGTTCCCCTTCGCCGACAGCAAGATCGTCCACGGCGTGGGCGGCACCCGCAACTGCGACTGGTTCTTCACCACCGACGGCATCCTGATCGACACCGCAGGGCGCTATGCCGTGCACGAGGAAGACCGGGCCGAGTGGTTCGGCTTCCTGTCGCTGCTGAAGAAGTACCGCAAGAAGGCGCCCATCAACGGCGTGATCATCGCCGTCAGCGTGGCCGAACTCACCGGCAACCGGCCGGAGTTCGCGATCAACCTGGCCAAGAACCTGCGCCAGCGCGTGCAGGAGCTGACCGAGAAACTCGAAGTGCATGCGCCGGTCTACGTGGTGTTCACCAAGGCCGACCTGATCACCGGTTTCTCGGAGTTCTTCCAGGATGCCGAGCGGGGAGAACGCGACCGCGTCTGGGGCGCCACCCTGCCCTACAACCAGAACGTCACCGGCCAGCAAGTGCTGGACCAGTTCGACGCCCGCTTCGACGAACTGTACGAAGGCCTGAAGGACATGAGCGCGGCCAACATGGCCCTGCAGTGGCGCGAGCGCATGCCGCCCGGCGTGTTCACCTTCCCGCTCGAATTCTCGACCATCAAGGCGCCGCTGCGCGCCTTCATCGCCACCCTGTTCGAGGAAAACCCCTTCCAGTTCAAGCCGGTGTTCCGCGGCTTCTACTTCACCAGCGCGCTGCAGGAAGGCGAGCCGGTGTCGGCCTCCTCGCGCCGCGTGGCGCAGCGCTTCGACATCAAGCTGCAGCCGCAGGAGCATGACGAGGTCCAGCAGCAGCAGGGTTACTTCCTGCTCAACCTGTTCCGCAAGGTGATCTTCGCCGACAAGGACCTGGTGGCCCAATACGCCAGCCCGGCCAAGATCCGCATGCGCTACGCCGCCTTCATCGCCTGCGTGGCCCTGGCCGGGCTGGCCCTGGGCGGCTGGACCTGGTCGACCATGAACAACCGCCAGCTGGTGGCCAACGTCGAAGCCGACCTGGCCCAGGCCGCGCGGGTGCAGGCCAAGCGGGTGGACCTGCAGTCGCGCTTCGAGGCCCTGCAGATCCTGCAGGACCGCATCGAGCAGCTGGAAGCCTACCGCGCGGACCGCCCGCTCTCGCTCAGCCTGGGCCTGTACCAGGGCGACTACCTGGAACGCAAGCTGCGCGAGGAGTACTTCAGCGGCGTGCGCGAGGTGATGCTCAAGCCGGTGGCCGAGTCGCTCGAAGCTTTCCTCACGGAGGTCAACCGCAACGCGGCCCAGCTCCAGCCGTCCTCGCGCACCAGCGCCGAAGGCGAGGACAAGGCCGCCGCCAACGCCCAGGCCCAGCTCGCCCAGCAGTTCAAGGATTCCTCGCCCACCAGCAGCGAGGACGCCTACAACGCCCTCAAGACCTACCTGATGCTGGCCGATCCGGCGCGCGCCGAGGGCGCCCACCTGAACGACCAGCTGACCCGCTTCTGGCGCAACTGGCTGGACGCCAACCGCGGCGCGATGCCGCGCGAGGAGATGATCCGCGGCGCCGAACGCATCATCAGCTTCTACCTGGCCCAGGTCCAGGACGTGTCCTGGCCGCGCCTCGAGCCCAAGCTGGCCCTGGTCGACCAGACCCGCGACAACCTGCGCCGCGTGGTGCGCGGCATGCCGGCGCGCGAGCGCGTCTACGCGGACGTCAAGGCGCGCGCCGCCACCCGCTTCCCGACCATGACCGTGGCACGCATCGTCGGCGAGCAGGACAAGGAGCTGGTGCTGGGCAGCTACGCCATTCCCGGCACCTTCACCCGCCAGGCCTGGGAAGGCTTCGTGCAGGACGCCTTCCGCGACGCCGCCAACCGCGAGCTGCAAAGCGCCGACTGGGTGCTCAAGACCGCTTCCAAGGACGACCTGACGCTGGAGGGCAGTCCGGAGCAGATCCAGAAGGCCCTGGTGGAACTGTACAAGAACGAGTACGCCAAGGAGTGGCAGAAGTTCCTGCAGGGCGTGACCATCCGCGAGCTGGGCGGCTTCGACGCCGCCGCCGGCGCCATGAACCGCCTGGGCGACCCGCAGACCTCGCCGATCGCGAAGCTGGTGACCACGGTCTACGAGCAGACCTCCTGGGACAACCCGACCTTGGTCGACGCCGGCATCCAGCAGGCCCAGCGCGGAGCGATGGCCTGGTTCCGCGAGACCATCCTGCGCCAGAAGCCCTCGCAGGTGAACATCAACATCCCTGCCGACGCCAAGGCGCAGAACGCCGCCCTCCCGCTCGGACCGGTCGGACGCGAATTCGCCGGCGTGGCGCGCATGGTGGTCGCCAAGGACAACAACGCCTCGCTCATGCGCGGCTACATGGAGCACATGTCCAAGCTGCGCAGCCGCTTCAACACCATCAAGAACCAGGGCGACCCCGGCCCCGGCGCCAAGCAGCTGATGCAGCAGACCCTGGACGGCAACGGCTCCGAGCTGGCCGACGCCCTCAAGTACGTGGACGAGCAGATGCTGACCGGGATGACCGACGTCCAGAAGCAGGCGGTGCGCCCCCTGCTGGTGCGCCCGCTGATGCAGAGCTTCGCGGTGATCGTCAAGCCGACCGAGGCCGAGATCGACAAGGTCTGGGCGGCCCAGGTGGTCAAGCCCTTCCGCCAGAACCTGGCCCCGAAATACCCGTTCTCGGTCGAATCCAAGCTCGAGGCCAGCAACCAGGAGATCGGCGAGGTGTTCGGCCCGAGCGGCGCGATCGCCAGGTTCTTCGACACCACCGTCGGCCCGCTGGTGGTCCGGCGTGGCGACACCCTGGCCGCCCGCACCTGGGCCGACATGGGCGTGCGCCTGTCGCCGGCGGTGATGTCCAGCTTCCCGGGCTGGGTCGCGCCGCTGTCGGCGGGCGGCGTGGCCAACGTGGCCGCGGTCAGCGGCGGTGAGGAGCAGACCATGTTCGACCTCCAGGCCCTGGGCGCCAATGGCGCCACCGAGTTCACCATCGAGATCGACGGCCAGGCGCTGCGCTGGCGCGGCCAGCCCCAGCCCTGGGTGCACATGGCCTGGCCGAGCAGTTTCGGCGCGCCCGGCGCGCGCATCACCGCCATCACCCCGCAGGGCCGCACCGTCACCCTGCTCAACGAACCGGGGCGCTCGGGCCTGAAGAACATGATCGAGTCGTCCAACCGCAAGCGCAAGGACGGCGGCGTGTTCGAGTTGACCTGGTCGGCGGAAGGCGTGAGCGTCACCGCCAACCTGAAGGTGGTCGGCACCCGCAAGCCGGTGGCCGCGCCCGCTCCCAGCGCAGGCCAGGGCTTCAAGCGCCTGCGCCTGCCGGAGACCGTGATCGCCGCCGCCGCACCGGCAGGAGCCGCGCAATGA
- a CDS encoding PAAR domain-containing protein, whose amino-acid sequence MPGPLIRLGDKTTHGGAVIEASGASDAGGVGIARMGDKTACPMHGVVPIISGDMTLIVDGKPAARHGDMTACGASLIAGQQATVDKV is encoded by the coding sequence ATGCCAGGACCTTTGATCAGGCTCGGAGACAAGACCACCCACGGCGGCGCCGTCATCGAGGCGAGCGGCGCCAGCGACGCCGGCGGCGTCGGCATCGCCCGCATGGGCGACAAGACCGCCTGCCCCATGCACGGCGTGGTGCCCATCATCAGCGGCGACATGACCCTGATCGTGGACGGCAAGCCGGCGGCGCGCCATGGCGACATGACAGCCTGCGGCGCCAGCCTGATCGCCGGCCAGCAAGCCACCGTGGACAAGGTCTGA
- a CDS encoding M15 family metallopeptidase: protein MLFFAVALYFVLACLISWMLLFPTGRAFVIQTLSGAGARIQRHWQSMTQRRTLRVASINQSGRALVGEARNFLRQHYVICIIGAILLALPPLAAILSGAHTRLSGFQDSTREVNGQVAALLEGEHLAPPPPLPPVAFTTAEVRQERPLIASASRDWGMLRPEFEQRLLLAFRIMKEQHGYDMTLLEGYRGPERQQLLAAMGPNVTNAAAFQSWHQYGLAADSAFVRDGRIVISEKDPWAMRGYQLYGQVAESVGLTWGGRWKLMDLGHTELRVPGVMKRK from the coding sequence TTGCTGTTTTTCGCTGTGGCGCTCTACTTCGTGCTGGCCTGCCTGATCAGCTGGATGCTCCTGTTTCCGACCGGACGCGCCTTCGTGATCCAGACCCTGTCCGGCGCGGGAGCGCGCATCCAACGGCACTGGCAATCGATGACGCAGCGGCGCACGCTGCGGGTCGCATCGATCAACCAGTCGGGCCGCGCCCTTGTCGGCGAGGCACGCAACTTCCTCCGACAGCATTATGTAATTTGCATAATCGGCGCCATCCTGCTGGCCCTGCCGCCGCTGGCCGCCATCCTGTCGGGCGCCCACACCCGCCTGAGCGGCTTTCAGGATTCCACCCGCGAGGTCAACGGCCAGGTCGCCGCCCTGCTCGAAGGCGAGCACCTGGCCCCGCCGCCGCCCCTGCCGCCTGTCGCCTTCACGACGGCCGAAGTGCGCCAGGAACGTCCGCTGATCGCTTCGGCCAGCCGCGACTGGGGCATGCTGCGTCCCGAATTCGAACAGCGCCTGCTGCTGGCCTTCCGCATCATGAAGGAGCAGCACGGCTACGACATGACCCTGCTGGAAGGCTACCGCGGCCCCGAGCGCCAGCAGCTGCTGGCCGCCATGGGCCCGAACGTCACCAATGCCGCCGCCTTCCAGAGCTGGCACCAGTACGGCCTGGCCGCCGACAGCGCCTTCGTGCGCGACGGCCGCATCGTCATCTCGGAAAAAGACCCGTGGGCGATGCGCGGCTACCAGCTGTACGGCCAGGTGGCGGAATCGGTCGGCCTCACCTGGGGCGGCCGCTGGAAGTTGATGGACCTCGGGCACACCGAACTGCGCGTGCCCGGCGTGATGAAACGGAAGTGA
- a CDS encoding type VI secretion system Vgr family protein codes for MRSDLLDQALGALAGFASATRLYALTLGEGSEEGAPDTLLVEAFAAQDIVHGVGAREVIALSTNANIDPASLLGQQAALEVSLADGSRARFGGEVSAAALLGSEGGFARYRLRISHWVWRLAHVRNSRVWQDRTVIEIVDAVFEAYAPAARWRWSEDALAFMGGALARSYCCQYRETDLDFVERLLTEEGLAWRFEQGEEGPAMVLFADTTMPSAIPEDPSSLGTGVRFHGAHAREQSDTVQALAAQRGLAPSASTVLSYDYKAKKAVAASAPSRLNLPARLPPLESYDTPGQYAYASREQAERYANLQMEAREARTQLWRGRSTVRTLRAGTRLSITGAPLQRLGEAAGYTVFRVTSVGVNNLPSRAREALAELFGPIPELLQEAVGQDAPPELGLMIEQARKSGYANCFEAVAADLPWRPQLGGSDGRAHPRPTAGGAQSAIVVGPDGADTPNGADEVYCDRLGRVRIRFHWQDSGDATCWVRVAQRLAGGGLGSQFLPRIGQEVIVQFIENDIDRPLIVGAVYNGQGEGGVAPTPGGAADDAQSGSAPFAAAHDHAVSGQGNLAGGNSPVWHGASGDSAGHRNAAALWGVRSKEFGGAGYNQLLFDDTDAQGRVQLRTTAAATELNLGHLVHGADNYRGSFRGLGAELRTDAYGALRAHAGLLVSSYRIEHGAGARDPGGDNVAGIALLKQAVKLGESFNQAALTHQTVGLASHLGAARPKVSVLDPKAAPLQAMLTAVSGMVGSEGADAALADGARKDTAPGDGKLPHSSDPVIAIAAKAGLGVTAGGAVQLANGETVSLMSGQDTQFVTGGQWRVHSGQAIGVLAGAVKAGEGGIGLQMIAAKDAIDIQAQADTLTVQARDELSVVSANAHIDWAAAKSISLSTAGGANITIEGGNITVQCPGKITIHAGKKSFGGSTERNYKLPIMPQSVCLECLAKRAGQRTAFVNKGA; via the coding sequence ATGCGTAGTGACCTGCTGGACCAGGCCCTCGGCGCGCTCGCCGGGTTCGCGAGCGCGACGAGGCTGTACGCGCTGACGCTGGGCGAAGGGAGCGAGGAAGGCGCCCCGGACACGCTGCTGGTCGAGGCCTTCGCCGCGCAGGACATCGTGCACGGGGTCGGCGCGCGCGAGGTGATCGCGCTGTCCACCAACGCCAACATCGATCCCGCTTCCCTGCTGGGCCAGCAGGCGGCATTGGAAGTCAGCCTGGCCGACGGCAGCCGCGCCCGCTTCGGCGGCGAGGTCAGCGCGGCGGCCCTGCTGGGCAGCGAAGGTGGTTTCGCGCGCTACCGCCTGCGCATTTCGCACTGGGTGTGGCGCCTGGCCCACGTGCGCAACAGCCGCGTATGGCAAGACCGCACGGTGATCGAGATCGTCGACGCCGTGTTCGAGGCCTACGCTCCGGCGGCGCGCTGGCGCTGGAGCGAGGATGCGCTGGCCTTCATGGGTGGCGCGCTGGCGCGCAGCTACTGCTGCCAGTACCGCGAGACCGACCTGGACTTCGTCGAGCGCCTGCTCACGGAGGAAGGACTGGCCTGGCGCTTCGAGCAGGGCGAGGAGGGGCCCGCCATGGTGCTCTTCGCCGACACCACCATGCCCAGCGCCATTCCCGAGGACCCGAGCAGCCTGGGAACCGGCGTACGCTTTCATGGCGCCCACGCCCGCGAGCAGAGCGACACCGTCCAGGCCCTGGCGGCCCAGCGCGGCCTGGCGCCGAGCGCGAGCACGGTCCTGAGCTATGACTACAAGGCGAAGAAGGCGGTGGCGGCCAGCGCCCCCTCGCGCCTGAATCTGCCGGCCCGCCTGCCGCCGCTCGAATCCTATGACACGCCCGGCCAGTACGCCTACGCCAGCCGCGAACAGGCGGAGCGTTACGCCAACCTGCAGATGGAGGCGCGCGAGGCGCGCACCCAGCTATGGCGTGGCCGCTCCACCGTGCGCACCCTGCGCGCTGGGACCCGCCTGAGCATCACCGGTGCGCCTCTGCAGCGGCTTGGCGAAGCGGCAGGCTACACGGTGTTTCGCGTCACCAGCGTCGGTGTCAACAACCTGCCGTCGCGGGCCCGGGAAGCGCTGGCGGAGCTGTTCGGCCCTATTCCCGAGCTGCTGCAGGAAGCTGTCGGGCAGGATGCGCCACCGGAGCTCGGGCTGATGATCGAGCAGGCGCGCAAGTCCGGCTATGCCAACTGCTTCGAGGCGGTGGCCGCCGATCTGCCCTGGCGTCCCCAGCTCGGCGGCAGCGACGGCCGCGCCCATCCGCGTCCGACGGCGGGCGGCGCGCAGAGCGCGATCGTGGTCGGGCCGGACGGCGCCGACACCCCGAACGGCGCGGACGAGGTGTATTGCGACCGGCTCGGGCGGGTGCGCATCCGCTTCCACTGGCAGGACAGCGGCGACGCCACCTGCTGGGTGCGGGTGGCGCAGCGCCTGGCCGGCGGTGGGCTAGGGAGCCAGTTCCTGCCGCGCATCGGCCAGGAAGTGATCGTCCAGTTCATCGAGAACGACATCGACCGTCCGCTGATCGTGGGCGCGGTCTACAACGGCCAGGGGGAAGGCGGTGTGGCCCCGACTCCCGGCGGCGCCGCGGACGACGCGCAATCCGGCAGCGCCCCGTTCGCGGCCGCGCACGATCACGCCGTCTCAGGCCAGGGCAATCTCGCCGGCGGCAACAGCCCGGTATGGCATGGCGCCTCCGGCGACAGCGCCGGGCACCGCAACGCGGCCGCCCTGTGGGGCGTGCGCAGCAAGGAGTTCGGCGGCGCCGGCTACAACCAGCTCCTGTTCGACGACACCGATGCCCAGGGCCGGGTCCAGCTGCGCACCACGGCGGCGGCGACCGAACTCAATCTGGGCCACCTGGTGCATGGGGCCGACAATTATCGCGGCAGCTTCCGTGGCCTGGGCGCGGAACTGCGCACCGACGCCTACGGCGCACTGCGCGCCCATGCCGGGCTGCTGGTGTCGAGCTACCGGATCGAGCATGGCGCCGGCGCGCGCGATCCGGGCGGCGACAACGTGGCCGGCATCGCGCTGCTCAAACAGGCGGTCAAGCTGGGTGAGAGCTTCAACCAGGCGGCCCTGACCCATCAGACGGTGGGGCTGGCCTCCCACCTGGGCGCGGCCAGGCCGAAGGTCAGCGTCCTCGATCCGAAGGCTGCGCCGCTGCAGGCGATGCTGACCGCGGTCTCCGGCATGGTCGGCAGCGAAGGGGCGGACGCCGCACTGGCCGATGGGGCCAGGAAGGACACCGCGCCGGGCGACGGCAAGCTGCCGCATTCGAGCGACCCGGTGATCGCGATCGCGGCGAAAGCGGGCCTGGGCGTGACGGCTGGCGGCGCAGTGCAGCTTGCCAACGGCGAGACCGTGAGCCTGATGAGCGGCCAGGACACGCAGTTCGTCACCGGCGGCCAATGGCGGGTGCACAGCGGGCAGGCGATCGGCGTGCTCGCCGGCGCGGTCAAGGCGGGCGAGGGCGGCATCGGCCTGCAGATGATCGCCGCCAAAGACGCGATCGATATCCAGGCCCAGGCCGACACCCTTACAGTGCAGGCCCGCGACGAGCTCAGTGTGGTGAGCGCCAACGCCCACATCGACTGGGCGGCGGCCAAGAGCATCAGCCTGTCGACGGCCGGCGGCGCGAACATCACGATCGAAGGAGGCAACATCACCGTGCAGTGTCCAGGGAAGATCACCATCCACGCCGGCAAGAAGAGCTTCGGCGGCAGCACCGAGCGCAATTACAAGCTGCCGATCATGCCGCAGTCTGTTTGTCTCGAATGCCTGGCCAAGCGCGCCGGCCAGCGTACGGCTTTCGTCAACAAGGGGGCATGA